A single window of Dermacentor albipictus isolate Rhodes 1998 colony chromosome 1, USDA_Dalb.pri_finalv2, whole genome shotgun sequence DNA harbors:
- the LOC139057133 gene encoding uncharacterized protein — translation MHLLDFGENGENIARKRTRSGLRNVECSGRRHKIGMENQLFLVLVKLRVGLFHRHIGHLFNVSISTVSRIFSTVLDYIYLQVTEMTTWISRQAIDAAMPSAFKEKYPSTRVILDATEIRCDVPTSFVTQSQVYSSYKSTHTFKALVGISPHGVLTFVSELFTGCTSDRECVEKSGFLDLKFDTGDSVMADKGFKIKDLLQSKKVMLNIPPFLMHGQFTPAEVEETQEIAAIRIHVERKIKKIKGYHIFDRSIPISLVPLANQMWAVCAFLTNFQPSLLKEDTN, via the coding sequence ATGCATCTCCTTGATTTTGGGGAAAATGGAGAAAACATTGCACGCAAGCGTACGAGGAGCGGGCTAAGAAATGTTGAGTGTAGTGGTCGGCGACACAAGATTGGTATGGAGAATCAGCTCTTTCTTGTGCTTGTTAAACTTCGAGTTGGCTTATTTCACAGACACATCGGCCACTTGTTCAACGTCTCCATCAGCACAGTGTCAAGAATTTTTTCCACAGTGCTTGACTATATTTATTTGCAGGTAACAGAAATGACAACATGGATATCACGACAAGCTATTGATGCTGCCATGCCATCTGCTTTCAAGGAAAAATATCCATCAACGCGTGTCATCTTGGATGCCACTGAGATTAGATGTGATGTGCCAACATCTTTCGTCACGCAATCACAAGTCTATTCCTCGTACAAGTCTACCCATACGTTCAAAGCACTCGTAGGCATATCCCCTCATGGAGTACTGACTTTTGTTTCCGAACTATTTACTGGGTGTACGTCTGACAGAGAGTGTGTGGAGAAGAGTGGATTTTTAGACCTGAAGTTTGACACAGGTGACTCAGTCATGGCTGACAAGGGATTTAAAATAAAAGACCTGCTACAAAGCAAGAAAGTTATGCTGAACATTCCACCCTTCCTCATGCATGGGCAATTTACTCCCGCCGAAGTGGAGGAGACTCAAGAAATTGCAGCTATCAGGATACATGTGGAGAGGAAGATAAAGAAAATCAAGGGATATCACATTTTTGACCGGTCGATTCCAATCTCCCTTGTACCCTTAGcgaatcagatgtgggccgtgtGTGCCTTCCTTACAAACTTCCAGCCATCACTTCTAAAAGAAGACACAAACTGA